GGAACACGCTCGTGCCCCGGCCTCGCCTCAGCGAGCTCCCTTGAGCGTAGGCTTCCAGTGCGCCGAAGATTGCCTCGTGAGTCAGTGCCTCCCACGGGTGGATCGTGGCGTAGAGCGACGAAAACGCTTCGATGGCGGCGGTCGGTCCCAACGTGGTCAACAGCCTTCCGATACTCTCACGGAGCCATCCCTCCAGGTCGTCGTATACGCGCGAGGCGTCCAGCCGCACGGGCGGCTTGGAGGTCGGGACCCACTGACCGGATTGCCGCTTGAACCGCGCCCGACCCCAACTGCGGGGCTCACGGGCGGGCTCACCGATCTGAATGATCTCCCGATCCAGGAGGATGTACTCGACCACATCCATGGGGAGCCCGTGATGGAACCGCACGATGTCTTCGGTTTCGCGGACGTAGTGGGTTCCGATTTCCGCGTCTCGCCGGTCGATGACGACGACGACCATCCCGGAGCCTGCTCCGTACAGGCGCGACCTGCCACGCGTGTACCCATGGGCGATCCGCGGCTCGAACGTCGTCCAGAGCCCACCCTTGCTGAACAAGCCGTGCTCCGCGATACGCTCTGCGCGTTCCCCGGTCGTGCCGTGCCACAGGACCCATGCGTCGGAACCGAGCTCGGCGTAGCGGGCGCTGCCAGAGACGCCGTGCATGGTCGCCCACAGGTTCAGGTCCGCTACGCCGGCGATTTGTCGACGAGTGCTGAAAGCCAGAGCCCCCAGAGTCGCGTTCCAGGAGGTCTTTCCACGCGGCAGGTAGTCTAGATCGCCGAACCCGTCGCGAGCCGCGTGCCGGTTCTTCTGCCATATGGTCGGGTTGTCCGCGACGTGCACGGGAGTGCCCTTTCGCGACTTCGAGACGTGCGTGCGCCTCGTCCTGAAGGTAGCGTCGCAGAACGATGGGGTGCAACGAGGGTCGTCGGTCGGGGTGGCGGGGATGGCGGACCTGACGGGATTTGAACCCGCGATCTTCTGCGTGACAGGCAGATGTGTTAGGCCAGGCTACACCACAGGTCCGCAAGCGCCTGAATCGGGAAGTGGTGAGCGGAACAGGATTTGAACCTGTGACCTACGGTTTGTAAGACCGCCGCTCTACCCCTGAGCTACCCGCTCGTACCGTGGCGTGCGCCCCGGTTCCCGAATGCCAGTATGAAGTGTAGTCGGCTCGACTTGGGGTGTCAAGCGAATCGCAGCGTTCGGGACGGCCATTTCCTGAATGGGAGGGACGGCGGCATCATGATGATTACTGGTCTCCATAGGAGTCATCATGATGGAATCGCTGCCGTCCCTCGCGTTCATGCGATCTCGGGTTCCCGATGCGCCAGCAGTCGAAAGTCACTCATTCGCTCCCGTCGTTGCTGCTTCACGCGATCATGGCAACGTTGTGCGGATGTCGTGGTCCGACGGCGATGGCTCAGTGGGGTCGCCTTCACCCGGAACTGGTCCGCGAGATGGCGTATCCGAGCGGCACGATGCCGTGCGCAGCGACGTTCTGCCGTGTCTTTGCCCGTCTGGACTGGCACAGCCTTGTCACAGCGATGGGGGAATGGGCGGAAGCATGGCTGCAGCGAGAAGAGCCTGCCGCCGAGCGTTCCCTCGAGCGTTCCTCGGTGCTGCAAGGATTGGCTGTCGATGGCAAGACGCTTCGGGGAAGCCGCAAGCGCGGAGGCAAGGACTGCCATACGTTGACGACGCTGACCCATGGGCTAGGTCTGACGCTAGGTGAATCTGCGGTGGATGATCGGACCAATGAGATACCCGTGGCTGTGGCTCTACTGCAACGATGGCTAGGGATCTGTCGCTCGTGAAATGGCCGTGCGCGTTCGTTCTTGTAATGGGTCAACGGGCGCGGTATCATCTCCGGTGAGAGCTCCCGAATAGGGCTCCTCCGGTGTGGGGGCGTACCGGTTTCGACGGGAGTGTAGGTCGGGCAGGTTGCGTGTCGAGGTCTCCGCAGGCCTCGTTAAACAGGCGGAAACATTACAACTGCCAATACCGAACTGGCACTCGCAGCCTAGATAGGCTGCCGTCCGGCGCTGAAGCGCCTACCGGAG
This is a stretch of genomic DNA from Candidatus Poribacteria bacterium. It encodes these proteins:
- a CDS encoding transposase family protein, yielding MRQQSKVTHSLPSLLLHAIMATLCGCRGPTAMAQWGRLHPELVREMAYPSGTMPCAATFCRVFARLDWHSLVTAMGEWAEAWLQREEPAAERSLERSSVLQGLAVDGKTLRGSRKRGGKDCHTLTTLTHGLGLTLGESAVDDRTNEIPVAVALLQRWLGICRS